One window of Colias croceus chromosome 6, ilColCroc2.1 genomic DNA carries:
- the LOC123692305 gene encoding uncharacterized protein LOC123692305, with the protein MKFFIVLSALVAVNLCSPIDPKADIVLAELIARRRLPALEHEEVHDDFGQFALRFVTAEGTVVSERGRLVPTVDGDYVLITEGEITFVGDDGEIYTNKFTAGTDGYQVESNHPLIAPEPVVIPAIVERA; encoded by the exons ATGaaattt TTCATTGTCCTATCGGCTCTTGTAGCAGTGAATCTATGTTCACCGATCGACCCAAAGGCTGATATAGTACTTGCGGAGTTGATTGCCCGGAGACGGCTCCCAGCCCTGGAGCACGAGGAGGTGCATGACGACTTCGGCCAGTTCGCGCTGCGCTTCGTGACAGCTGAGGGAACCGTGGTCTCGGAGCGAGGCCGCCTCGTGCCCACCGTGGATGGAGATTACGTGCTCATCACCGAAGGCGAGATCACCTTTGTTGGTGATGATGGAGAAATCTACACGAACAAGTTCACTGCGGGAACTGACGGCTACCAAGTTGAGAGTAACCACCCATTGATAGCGCCAGAACCTGTTGTAATTCCAGCAATTGTTGAAAGAGCTTAA